GACCAGTCCACGCTGGCGCAGGCGATCGTGCGCGCGGCCGACAGCAAGGCCAAGGTCATCAACATCTCCTCGGTGGTCTGCATGGCCCCGGGGGAGAACTGGCCCCTCGTCCAGGCCGCGGTGCGCTATGCCCGCAAGCAGAACTCTGTCATCGTCGCTGCTGCGGGCAACGTCACCAGCGGCAAAAACAGCAACTGCGGCAACCCCAACCGCCCTGACTCCATCCTGACCGTGCCCACCCCGGCCTGGCTGGACGAGGACGTGCTCACCGTCGGCGCGCTCAACGAGGATGGTGCGCCTGCCAACTTCACGCTGGGTGGCCCGTGGGTGGACGTGGCCGCCCCCGGCACGAACAACATCTCGCTCGACCCCAAGGAGGGGGCGAGCGGATTGGCCAACCGCTACGTGGACGGCAACGAGCTCCACGGTGTCGACGGCACCAGCTTCGCCGCGCCCTACGTCAGCGGTGTCGTCGCGCTGGTCCGCGCCCGGTACCCACACCTGGACGCGACGCAGGTGATGGAGCGGATCAAGCGGACGGCGCGCCAGCCGCTGGGCAGATCGGCCCGTGACTTCCACATCGGGTACGGGATGGTCGACCCGGTCGCGGCGCTGACCGCGGTGCTGCCGGAGGAGCAGGGCATCAACCCGCAGCCACCGCTTCGATCCACTGTGGACATCGCGGCGCCGCCACCGGTCGACAACCGCCCGCTCACGGTGGCCCTGGTGGGCTCGGGAATCGCACTGGGCCTGCTGGCGCTCACCCACCTCGCCGTGCGCGCCCGTCGCCGCCGCGCCACCTGACCCCAGCCCCCGTCGGGGTCAGCCGCCGGGCTGCGCCTCGCGGGGGTCCTTGCGGCGCAGGATCTTCGAGTCGTCCAGCGGGACCGCGTCGAACACCCGGCGGGCCTCGCGCGGGTCGAGCCTGGGGCCCTCCGGCAGCAACCGCAGGATGCTCTCCGGCGCGGGCAAGTAGGGCGCCGCGAGCCCGAGTCCCTCCGCCGTGCGCGTGTCCGGGATGCCGAACTTCACGCCGCGGTCGGAGACGAGCTGGATCGGCCCGGTCTGGAGGTCGTACTCGGACGTCGCCGCGCGCACAACGGCACCACGGCCGGGCGGCAGGTAGAAGCTGTCGAGCGCCTCACCGTTGCCGTCGGCCTGCGCCAGCTGCACGGGCTTCACGTTCGGCCCGAGGCTGTCCCCGACGGTCACCGCGGACGTCGGCCGCCCGTCCTTCGGCGTCCACCCCAGGCACGTCACCGGGGCCTTCTCGATGTTCAGGATGGTCGGCGCGACCCGGGGGAAGTCCTTGACCTGCAAGGAGTTCACGGCCTGGAGGTGGATCATCTCGTTGTCCGGCATCTCCGCCCAGCCCGTGCCCGCGGTGGTGGAACGGATCAGCTGCGCGACGGTCTCGCTCACCTGCTGCTTTCCGTTCTTGAGCAGCACGTAGAACTGGTAGTCGCCCCGGGCCCGCTCCATCCGGACGACGGACCCGACCTTGTGGTTGCCACTGCCGAAAGCGGTCGGCTCACCGCGCTGCGCGATCTCCGGCGCGCGCAGCTCGGCGACCTCGGGGATGGCGTTGAGCAGGCCGCTGCTGACCTTGCGCGCTTTCTGCCCGGTCAGCTGGAAGGTCTCGCGGACCGCGGCGTTGCCGAGGTCCACCTTCGCCCGCACGGTCGCGGTCCCCGTCATGCCCATCTCGTCGTCGGCGGTGAAGACCAGGTAGGTCTGGCCGTTCGGGGCCGCCAGCAGCAACCCCTCCTTCGGCCCCAGCCGCCTGCCCGGCGCGGCGATCCCGGCCAGCGCGGTGGTGCGCAGCTCCGGCCGCTCGTCCGGGTCCGGAAGGTCCAGCTTCCGGGAGAGCTGGTCGCAGACGGCCCATTCGGGTGAAACTCTCAGGTCTTTGTCGGGAAGCAGCTCGGGAGCACCCGGAATTCCGGTGAATGCCCCCCTCGGAACATCGGTGAGCTTCGATTCGTCCACCCGCGACGGAGTTCCCGACGCGGTACCCCCGGTGGTCATCAGCAACAGCCGCGCCGAGGCCATGTTGGCCACCGGGATCAGCTGGCGGGGGTTCGACGTGGCGACGAAAACCGCCCCGGTTTGCTCGCTGATCACGATGCCGTTATCCGGCAGGGTTCCTTTCGGCTTGATCAGACCGTAGACCAGGAATCCCAGAATGATCGCGACGGCGACCACGGCCCCGGCGGCGGTCGCCCGCATTTGGGTGCGCGCCGGTTCATGGATCATCACCGCGTCCTTGCGCACCAACGCGGACTCCATGCGGCGAACGACGAATCGATACGCCTGCACCTGTGACTTGGTTGTGGGAGTTGAGGGCATTCTCGTTTGCTGCTCTCCACTGCGCGGTAGCGTTACGGACCGGTGCCTAATGCGCCTAGAGGGCACCTTACTGGCAGCCAGCGCGGGGAGAGACCGAACCGGAATGTCCGTGACAACGAACCCCACTCCGCCCCCTGTCGTCCTGCGCGCGCGGCGGCGCACGGTGGGCGCGAGCCTGGGCGCGCTGCCCGTGGCGAACCTCGTCGTCTTCCAGGTCGGCGCCGGGCTCGGGCTGGTGCTGCTCGCGGTGAACCGCGCGCTCCTGCCCGTCGCGGCCGGGCTCGCGGTCCTCGGTCTGCTGATCGCGACGACCCGGTGGAACGGCCGCTGGATGACCCAGTGGATCGCGCTCACCGCCCGCTACGCGTTCCGTTCCCACCTGCGCACCGCGCGCCAGGTCGCCGCGACCGCGGACGAGCCCGGCCAGACGACGCTCGGCGCGGAGGACCGCAGGGTCGCGCTGCTCCGGCTGGCCGTTCCGGACCTGGTGGTCGCGCAGGCCACCGACCACGACCGCAACCCCATCGGCCTGGCCTGGCACGAGGGCACGTGGACGGCGGTCCTGCTGGTCGACCCGGCTCCCGGGCTGATCACCAAGGTCGGCAGCACGCCCAACCTGCCGCTGTCCGCGCTCGCGCCGTGCCTGGAGGACCGCGGCGTCGTGCTCGACTCGATCCAGGTGATCTGCCACTGCTACCCGGGAAGCGCGGCGCTGCCCGCGAGCTCGCCCGCGCTGGCCTCCTACCTCGAAGTCCTCGGCCCGCTGCCGACCGCGGCGCGGCGCACCACCTGGGTGGCCGTGCGGCTCGACCCGCAGCGCTGCCTCTCCGCGATCCGCGAGCGCGGCGGCGGCGTCGTGGGTGCGCACCGCGCGCTGCTCGGAGCGCTGTCCCGGGTGGGAAACGCCCTGGCGGCCAAGGGAGTGCAGACCCGACCGCTGGACACCGACGAGCTGCTGCGCGCCGGGATCTCCGCGGCCGAACTCACCACGGCGACCGCGACCTCGGACCCGGTCCAGCTGCGGGAGCGGTGGACCGGCGTCACCGCGGCCGGCGTCGGTCACGCCAGCTACGCGGTCACCGGCTGGCCGAGCCGGGGTGGCCAGGCCAGCCTGAACGCGCTGACCGGTGTGCGCGCGCTGTCGGCGACCGTGTCCGTGGCGATCTCACCGAGTGACGAGGACGGCAACGTGGGCCTGCGCGGCCTGGTGCGGGTCAGCGCCCGCACCCCGAAAGAACTGGAGCAGGCCGACGAGCGCCTGCAGACGATCAGCGAGCGGCTCGGCCTGTCCCTGACCCCGTTGCGCGGCATCCAGCTCGCCGGGTTCGCCGCGTCGCTCCCGCTCGGAGGAAACACGTGACCCCTCGCGGCAGGATGCTGGAGAACAAGGCCGCCGACCTCGGTGTCGCCCCGGAGTTCACCGTCTCCCCGGACATGCTCGACGCGATCAGCCCCTCCGGCGACCGCGGTGGCATGGTGCTCGGCTGCGGTGCGCAGGGCGAACCGCTGTCGGTCTCGGTGCTGCGCAACGCCCCGACCCGGATCGCCCTCGTCGGCGGGCTGTACCTGGCGCGCCAGGTGGCGATGCGGGCGATGGCCACCGGAGCGTGGGTGGTCGTCGCGACGGGACGGCCCGCGGCGTGGCACGCGCTGACCAGGGCGGCGGGCCAGGGCCCGGACGGACGACCGGTGCCGCTGGTGCAGATCCGCAGGCTCACCCCGGTCGAGCTGCCCCGGGGTTCGGAGGACGGTCCGCTGCTCGTGGTGCACGACGGCACCGCGGTCCCCCAGGAGCTGTTCCCGCCGCGCTCTCCCTGGCAGACAACGCTGTACGTGCTCCCCTACCTGCACCCGCAGGCGACGTCCACGGTGACCGGGGCCGATCTGGCGCTGATCCAGCGGCTCCCGGTCGGCCAGGCGCAGCTCGCCGGGCGGATGTGGCGACTGCCGCCGCACCTGGTGCAGCAGCTGAGCTCGCTCGGCGACGACATGGCGGTAGCGGTCGGCCCGAACCTGTGGCTGCCCATCCGGTTGATCACCACACCGAGCGAACAGCAGCTGCTCGGCCCCATCCGCCGGGGCGACTGACGCTTCAGAAGCCTTGGGGTTCAGCGGACATCGGCCGATCCATCCCATCGGGCCAAATCAGTCCTTTTTGGACAGATCCGTGCCGGGGAGGGCCCTGGGGTCGTCCCGTCGTTGATCAACACCGAGGGGATGGCACCACGACAACCACTGCGGTTCAGGCCTGATCCTGGTCAAGGCGCGCTGGAGCAACGGCAACTCCTTCACCACGTACCAGGGCCCCGGCAGCATCCCGTTCTACGCGGACGGCCAGCACGAGGTGGTCAACGCCTACTACGTGCCGAAGCCGCGGCGACCATGCCGAACATCAACGGCGCGGAGATCTGCCGCACCGGCCAGCCGAGCTTCCCCTAAGCACGCACACCACCGCAGGTCACCCGCCGAGCACTCGCACCCGGCGGGTGACCTCGGCGCGTTCGGCCAACTGCTCGTTGGCCGGGTAGTCAACTCCCACAAGGGAAAGCCCGTGCGCAGGGGCGACGGTCACCGAACTCGCCCGCACCGTGGAGCGCAGCAGCGTCGCGGGCCACTCCGGCCCCTTCCGCCCGTCCCCCACCGCGAGCAGCGCGCCGACCAGGCTGCGCACCATCGAATGGCAGAACGCGTCGGCGGAGACGTGCGCGACGAGCTCCTCGCCATCG
The window above is part of the Allokutzneria albata genome. Proteins encoded here:
- the mycP gene encoding type VII secretion-associated serine protease mycosin is translated as MHRLIALAGVIALAQPTAEFTPAPRYPTPPPVSYDVTALKKDPAPDVTYTQDKSCVEGRVNGDVNVKPWGQMGLNLEGARRFGRGEGQLVAVIDTGVNRHPRLAGRLTSGGDYVQSGKDGTTDCDGHGTMVAGIIAADDADRESAFEGVAPGANILAIRQSSKAFGAQKNGVPARAGDQSTLAQAIVRAADSKAKVINISSVVCMAPGENWPLVQAAVRYARKQNSVIVAAAGNVTSGKNSNCGNPNRPDSILTVPTPAWLDEDVLTVGALNEDGAPANFTLGGPWVDVAAPGTNNISLDPKEGASGLANRYVDGNELHGVDGTSFAAPYVSGVVALVRARYPHLDATQVMERIKRTARQPLGRSARDFHIGYGMVDPVAALTAVLPEEQGINPQPPLRSTVDIAAPPPVDNRPLTVALVGSGIALGLLALTHLAVRARRRRAT
- the eccB gene encoding type VII secretion protein EccB; the protein is MPSTPTTKSQVQAYRFVVRRMESALVRKDAVMIHEPARTQMRATAAGAVVAVAIILGFLVYGLIKPKGTLPDNGIVISEQTGAVFVATSNPRQLIPVANMASARLLLMTTGGTASGTPSRVDESKLTDVPRGAFTGIPGAPELLPDKDLRVSPEWAVCDQLSRKLDLPDPDERPELRTTALAGIAAPGRRLGPKEGLLLAAPNGQTYLVFTADDEMGMTGTATVRAKVDLGNAAVRETFQLTGQKARKVSSGLLNAIPEVAELRAPEIAQRGEPTAFGSGNHKVGSVVRMERARGDYQFYVLLKNGKQQVSETVAQLIRSTTAGTGWAEMPDNEMIHLQAVNSLQVKDFPRVAPTILNIEKAPVTCLGWTPKDGRPTSAVTVGDSLGPNVKPVQLAQADGNGEALDSFYLPPGRGAVVRAATSEYDLQTGPIQLVSDRGVKFGIPDTRTAEGLGLAAPYLPAPESILRLLPEGPRLDPREARRVFDAVPLDDSKILRRKDPREAQPGG
- the eccE gene encoding type VII secretion protein EccE → MSVTTNPTPPPVVLRARRRTVGASLGALPVANLVVFQVGAGLGLVLLAVNRALLPVAAGLAVLGLLIATTRWNGRWMTQWIALTARYAFRSHLRTARQVAATADEPGQTTLGAEDRRVALLRLAVPDLVVAQATDHDRNPIGLAWHEGTWTAVLLVDPAPGLITKVGSTPNLPLSALAPCLEDRGVVLDSIQVICHCYPGSAALPASSPALASYLEVLGPLPTAARRTTWVAVRLDPQRCLSAIRERGGGVVGAHRALLGALSRVGNALAAKGVQTRPLDTDELLRAGISAAELTTATATSDPVQLRERWTGVTAAGVGHASYAVTGWPSRGGQASLNALTGVRALSATVSVAISPSDEDGNVGLRGLVRVSARTPKELEQADERLQTISERLGLSLTPLRGIQLAGFAASLPLGGNT